From a single Lolium rigidum isolate FL_2022 chromosome 7, APGP_CSIRO_Lrig_0.1, whole genome shotgun sequence genomic region:
- the LOC124672128 gene encoding uncharacterized protein LOC124672128, producing the protein MEKMQARSISDGSRIKRPNPGKMFFFIFKQKVRSLVFGKDKVIGRPKKMVRICIRDEYGTRTLAKPRVILKSTTLWHEKELRSERWRLSWMIHVSEVTSSVAYSENFGTIKRLSCTVNNALNKYRESRLQAGLFYLVPEKEHMTFRVSSYLYGDKNSNFLKDLSRKKTLEREMKETTHETSAPGPDLSDINRVSIVDGTLRLCDMRTGSATSAMGKGWPYKKPKSDHYAESSTAVAKNKKKRRICVPITVGLARPMYRERMACAPG; encoded by the exons ATGGAGAAGATGCAAGCTAGAAGTATTTCCGACGGCAGCAG GATCAAACGCCCGAATCCAGGGAAGATGTTTTTCTTTATATTCAAGCAGAAGGTTAGGTCTCTAGTTTTCGGAAAAGACAAGGTCATTGGACGCCCAAAGAAGATGGTCAGGATATGTATCCGTGACGAGTATGGCACAAGAACATTGGCTAAACCCCGAGTCATACTTAAATCAACAACACTGTGGCACGAAAAAGAGCTTCGTAGTGAGAGGTGGAGGCTTTCATGGATGATTCACGTGTCTGAAGTCACTTCATCGGTGGCTTATAGCGAAAATTTTGGAACCATCAAAAGACTATCTTGTACGGTAAACAATGCACTTAATAAGTACAGAGAGAGCCGTTTGCAGGCGGGGTTGTTTTATTTGGTCCCAGAAAAGGAACATATGACGTTCAGAGTTAGCAGCTATCTTTATGGTGACAAGAACAGTAATTTCTTGAAAGACCTGTCAAGAAAGAAGACACTGGAGCGTGAGATGAAAGAGACTACACATGAGACCAGTGCTCCGGGGCCTGATCTATCCGACATAAATCGTGTCTCAATTGTTGATGGGACTTTGAGATTGTGTGACATGAG AACAGGCAGCGCGACCTCAGCCATGGGCAAGGGATGGCCGTACAAGAAGCCGAAGAGCGACCACTATGCCGAGTCGTCGACAGCGGTGGCCAAAAATAAGAAGAAGCGGCGCATCTGCGTCCCCATCACCGTCGGCTTGGCCCGACCCATGTACCGTGAGCGCATGGCATGCGCTCCTGGGTGA
- the LOC124677954 gene encoding neutral/alkaline invertase 3, chloroplastic-like, translating into MAIAAVAALLPLHIGCSDAAPRRPASSLRAHPRKGGISGRRRNPPCAASSLHPGSNPRAHHHDPAPKAPGVGDVGGVRGLNSGATAKPDHAPPSQRRRAPRDVEEEAWALLRESVVSYCGSPVGTIAACDPNDASPLNYDQVFIRDFVPSGIAFLLKGEHEIVRNFILHTLQLQSWEKTIDCHSPGQGLMPASFKVRVVPLDGGDDGATEEVLDPDFGEAAIGRVAPVDSGLWWIILLRAYGKCSGDLSFHERVDVQTGIKLILKLCLADGFDMFPTLLVTDGSCMMDRRMGIHGHPLEIQALFYSALLSAREMLTPEDGSADLIRALNSRLMALSFHIREYYWLEKRKLNEIYRYKTEEYSYDAVNKFNIYPDQIPPWLVEWIPPKGGYFIGNLQPAHMDFRFFSLGNLWSIVSSLATADQSHAILDLVEAKWSDLVAEMPMKICYPALEDQEWKFITGSDPKNTPWSYHNGGSWPTLLWQLTVACIKMNRPEIAARAVEVAESRISTDKWPEYYDTKRGRFIGKQARLFQTWSIAGFLVAKLLLENPEKSRILWNNEDEEILNALSLMTGPSSPKRKRGRKTYIV; encoded by the exons ATGGCGATCGCGGCAGTGGCCGCGCTGCTGCCGCTGCACATCGGATGCTCCGACGCGGCTCCCCGGCGTCCCGCTAGTTCCCTCAGAGCCCATCCGCGGAAGGGCGGAATCAGTGGGAGGCGGCGGAACCCGCCGTGCGCCGCCAGCTCGCTGCATCCCGGCAGCAACCCGAGAGCGCACCACCATGATCCCGCCCCCAAAGCCCCCGGCGTCGGCGACGTTGGCGGGGTGAGGGGCTTGAACAGCGGCGCCACCGCCAAGCCCGATCACGCGCCGCCAAGCCAGAGGAGGCGCGCCCCGCGcgacgtggaggaggaggcgtgGGCGCTCCTCCGGGAGTCGGTGGTGAGCTACTGCGGCAGCCCCGTGGGCACCATCGCCGCGTGCGACCCCAACGACGCCAGCCCGCTCAACTACGACCAGGTCTTCATCCGGGACTTCGTGCCCTCCGGCATCGCCTTCCTGCTCAAGGGGGAACACGAAATCGTCCGCAACTTCATCCTCCACACGCTCCAGCTCCAG AGCTGGGAGAAAACAATTGACTGTCATAGCCCAGGCCAAGGGTTAATGCCGGCTAGTTTCAAGGTGCGTGTTGTTCCACTTGATGGCGGCGACGACGGTGCGACTGAGGAAGTCTTGGATCCTGACTTTGGGGAGGCTGCTATAGGCCGTGTGGCACCAGTTGATTCAG GTTTGTGGTGGATCATACTACTGAGGGCATATGGAAAATGTTCAGGGGACCTCTCATTCCACGAGAGAGTGGATGTCCAGACTGGAATAAAACTGATCTTGAAGCTCTGCTTAGCTGATGGGTTTGACATGTTCCCCACGTTGCTAGTCACTGATGGCTCCTGCATGATGGACCGTCGAATGGGTATCCATGGACACCCGCTGGAAATTCAG GCTCTGTTCTATTCAGCCCTCTTGTCTGCACGTGAGATGCTTACCCCAGAAGATGGATCGGCTGACTTGATCCGTGCCCTAAATAGCAGGCTTATGGCACTCTCTTTCCATATTAGGGAGTATTATTGGCTTGAAAAGAGAAAGCTAAATGAAATCTATAGATACAAAACAGAAGAATATTCTTATGATGCCGTCAACAAGTTTAACATATATCCCGATCAGATTCCTCCCTGGCTAGTTGAATGGATCCCTCCGAAAGGGGGTTATTTCATCGGAAACCTGCAACCAGCTCACATGGATTTCCGATTCTTTTCTCTAGGGAACTTGTGGTCTATAGTAAGCAGTTTGGCAACAGCTGATCAATCTCATGCTATTCTGGATCTAGTGGAAGCAAAATGGTCTGATCTTGTGGCAGAGATGCCAATGAAGATATGTTATCCTGCTCTTGAGGATCAAGAGTGGAAATTTATTACTGGGAGCGACCCTAAAAATAC ACCTTGGTCATACCATAATGGAGGTTCCTGGCCAACATTGTTGTGGCAG CTCACGGTGGCATGCATCAAGATGAACCGGCCCGAGATCGCGGCAAGAGCTGTGGAGGTGGCTGAAAGCCGTATTTCCACGGATAAATGGCCCGAATACTACGATACCAAGCGTGGGCGGTTCATTGGCAAGCAGGCCAGGTTATTCCAAACTTGGTCCATTGCCGGCTTCCTTGTGGCCAAACTGCTGCTAGAAAATCCTGAAAAATCTAGAATACTCTGGAACAACGAAGATGAGGAAATTCTTAATGCTTTGAGTCTGATGACTGGTCCATCCAGTCCGAAGAGGAAGCGTGGCAGGAAGACCTATATTGTGTAA
- the LOC124677955 gene encoding histone deacetylase 9-like translates to MLEKDRISYFYDGDVGNVYFGPNHPMKPHRLCMTHHLVLSYDLHKKMEIYRPHKAYPTELAQFHSADYVEFLHRITPDTQHLYASELTRFNLGEDCPVFDDLFEFCQIYAGGTLDAARRLNHKLCDIAINWAGGLHHAKKCEASGFCYINDLVLGILELLKYHARVLYIDIDVHHGDGVEEAFYFTDRVMTVSFHKYGDLFFPGTGDIKDIGDREGKYYAINIPLKDGIDDNSFTRLFKTIIAKVVETYLPGAIVLQCGADSLARDRLGCFNLSIEGHAECVKFVKKFKIPLLVTGGGGYTKENVARCWAVETGVLLDTELPNDIPDNEYIKYFGPDYTLKVPNLSMDNLNSKSYLSSIKVQVMESLRAIQHAPGVQMQEVPPDFYVPDFDEDELDPDERVDQHTQDKQIHRDDEYYEGDNDNDHDDGAH, encoded by the exons ATGCTGGAGAAAGACAGGATATCCTACTTCTACGATG GGGATGTTGGCAATGTGTACTTCGGGCCAAATCACCCGATGAAACCGCATCGTCTTTGTATGACACATCATCTTGTGCTTTCGTATGATCTTCACAAGAAGATGGAGATATAT AGACCCCACAAAGCATATCCAACAGAGCTAGCCCAGTTCCATTCTGCTGATTATGTGGAATTCTTGCACCGGATAACTCCTGATACTCAGCACTTGTATGCAAGTGAATTGACTAGAT TCAATCTTGGAGAGGACTGCCCGGTCTTTGATGATTTGTTTGAGTTCTGCCAAATCTATGCTGGAGGAACTCTAG ATGCGGCTCGAAGGTTAAATCATAAATTATGTGATATTGCCATTAATTGGGCTGGTGGGCTGCATCATGCAAAGAAGTGTGAGGCATCAGGCTTCTGCTACATTAATGATCTGGTTTtggggattctggagcttctcaaGTATCATGCTAGGGTTCTCTATATTGACATTGATGTTCATCATggagatggagttgaagaagcctTCTATTTCACTGACAG GGTAATGACTGTAAGTTTCCACAAGTATGGTGATCTGTTCTTTCCTGGCACTGGTGATATTAAG GATATAGGAGACAGGGAAGGAAAATATTACGCCATCAACATCCCACTTAAAGATGGCATAGATGACAACAGCTTTACTCGGCTCTTCAAAACG ATTATTGCCAAGGTTGTTGAGACTTATCTGCCAGGTGCTATTGTTCTTCAATGTGGGGCTGATTCATTGGCACGAGACCGTCTAGGGTGTTTCAATCTTTCAATTGAAG GCCATGCTGAATGTGTGAAGTTTGTCAAGAAATTTAAAATTCCCCTGCTG GTGACGGGAGGTGGTGGATACACCAAAGAGAATGTAGCACGCTGTTGGGCTGTTGAAACTGGAGTCCTTCTAGACACAGAGCTCCCAAATG ACATCCCCGACAATGAATATATTAAATACTTCGGTCCAGACTATACATTGAAAGTACCAAATCTGAGCATG GACAACTTGAATAGCAAGAGCTATCTGAGTTCAATCAAAGTGCAAGTGATGGAGAGTTTGCGGGCCATACAGCATGCACCTGGAGTTCAGATGCAAGAG GTTCCACCTGATTTCTATGTCCCAGACTTTGATGAAGATGAGCTGGATCCTGATGAACGCGTCGACC AGCACACCCAAGACAAGCAGATTCAccgcgacgacgagtactacgaaGGCGACAACGACAATGATCATGACGATGGTGCACATTGA